The window TCAACCACTTCACCTGGGTCGACGAGGCCCGCTGCAAGGGTGTCGACCTCTGGCCCGTTCTCGAGGAGCTGGTCGAGAGCGACCACGCCCGTCAGGAATTTTCCTGGGACGACCTCGCCGAGGAGAGCGTCTTCGTCGACAACTGGCAGGTGACCTGGGAACTGTTCCGGCGGTTCGACGTCCTCCCGGCGGCGGGCGATCGCCACCTCGTCGAGTACGCGACGTGGTTCATCCAGGACGGCCAGGAGGGGCTCAACCGCTGGGGCGTCAAGCGCACCGGCAGCGACTACCGCTCGAAACACTGGACGCCCGCCGAGTCCGACCAGACGACCGACGTCGAAGCCTGGCTCGAGGGCGAGAAGGAGTTCGAGCTAACCGAATCCAACGAGGTCTTCGTCGATATCCTCCGCGCGCTGGTCGGGCGAGACACCTACGTCACGAACGTCAACCTCCCCAACGTCGGCCAGGTCTCGGACCTACAGGACGGCGCCGTCGTCGAAACGAACGCCGTCGTCCGTAACAACGAGGTCAAGCCGACGGCCGCCGGCGGCTTCCCGCGGCCGGTCCGCAGCCTTATTCGCGGCCACGTCGACACTATCGAAACCGTCATCGAAGCCTCTCGCGACGGCGACGTCGACGCCGCCTTCCAGGGCTTCCTCATCGACCAGCAGACTCGGACCCTCCAGACCGAGGAGGCCCGCGAACTGTTCGCCGAACTCGTCGCCGCCGAAGAGTCCTACCTGCAGGACTGGGCGCTCGAGGACTCGTCGGTTCTCGCGGAAGCGGACGCGTACCCGGCGAACTAATCCAGCGCTGATTTTCGGCGTCTCGAGAGTCGAGGGCGGTGCTCGTTCGCTGCAACCCAACTGCTCG is drawn from Halopiger aswanensis and contains these coding sequences:
- a CDS encoding family 4 glycosyl hydrolase; amino-acid sequence: MSQQVHSAVRSESAIDPDDITIAYIGGGSRQWAPNLIRDLAQSDLHGQVRLYDEYYESAQLNAEFGNWVHDEADVEPSADWSYEAVEDLEAALSGADVVILSTQYDPAETFVHDLDIPKEYGIYGAVAATIGPGGIFRAMRTVPQYRKFAAAIREHCPDAWVFNYTNPVHFVTRALYDEYPDINALGLCHEVLGTRHRLAHYAREELDMDAERDDISVNVKGINHFTWVDEARCKGVDLWPVLEELVESDHARQEFSWDDLAEESVFVDNWQVTWELFRRFDVLPAAGDRHLVEYATWFIQDGQEGLNRWGVKRTGSDYRSKHWTPAESDQTTDVEAWLEGEKEFELTESNEVFVDILRALVGRDTYVTNVNLPNVGQVSDLQDGAVVETNAVVRNNEVKPTAAGGFPRPVRSLIRGHVDTIETVIEASRDGDVDAAFQGFLIDQQTRTLQTEEARELFAELVAAEESYLQDWALEDSSVLAEADAYPAN